The Methyloterricola oryzae genome contains the following window.
TGTGGACCGGGACCGATGCAACCTCGAACTTGCTAAGCAGGATCTTGAGTTGTCCGTTCTTCAGATAACCGGCAATCTGATAATTCAGCAAGCGGGTAATGCCCAGGCCAGCCAACGCGGCGCTGGCCGCGGAGTCGTTGTCGCTGACGCTCAGGATCGGCTGCAGCTTGATCGTCTGCGCAGTCCCATCGCGCTGAAAGCGGATTTCATTGGCGGGATTCAGCCCGCGTGCCAGGATGATGCGATGCCGGGTCAAATCCTCGGGAGATTGCGGAATGCCATGGGTCTCAAGGTACTCCGGTGATGCGCACAGGACCCGCCTGACCGTGCCGACGCGCAGCGCCCGGTAGGAGGAATCCGGCAGTTCGGCGATGCGGATCGCCACGTCCAGACCTTCCTCCAGCATATTGACCACCCGATCCACGAACAGCGCGTTGACTTCCACTTCCGGGTATCGCCGCAAATACTCAACGATGCCGGGCATCACGAACAAACGGCCGAACAGCACCGAGGCGGTCACCGCCAATTGGCCGCGCGGTTCCACGTTGATCCCCAGCACCGCATCATCGGCCTCATCGGCCAGCGCGATGACGCGCTTGGCATCCTCGTAGTATTTCTGGCCGGCCTCGGTCATTCGCACATAGCGGGTGGTGCGATTCAGCAGTTTCACACCCAGGCGCTCCTCCAAGGCCGCCACCGCGCGCGTCACTGCCGGCGGCGACATCTGCAGCTTGCGGGCGCCCCCGGCGAAACCCTCCGCTTCCACCACCGCCACGTATACGCTCATGAGATGCAGACGATCCATGAAGTATTCCACTTTTCGGAAGTATGAATTGATATTTTTGGTGATTCTTTATTGCGATGCAACAAGGCACACTGCACCCGCCTGTTGAGTTTCACCAGGCCATTGACTCACCCTGCCCTTACAGGAGAACTGCCATGAGCCGTATCAACACTGTCAGCAACGAAACCGCCACGATCGAGCAACGCGCCCTGTTCGAGGCCATCCAGAGCCAATTGGGCATGTTGCCCAATTTTCTGCGGGTGTTCGCCAACTCGCCGGATGCCTTGAGAGCCTTCCTGGGCCTGCATCACATCGCCTTCCACGGTTCACTGGACCCCGCCACACGGGAGCGCATCGCGCTTGCGCTGGCCCAGCAGAACAGCTGCGAGTACTGCCTGTCGGCGCACACCGCCATTGGCAGCAAGGCCGGTTTGAACGGCGCGGAGATCGAAGCCAACCGCGCCGGTTCCAGCCAGGATGCCAAGGCGGCGGTGGCGGTCCGTTTCGCCCGCGCCCTGGCCGAGCACAAGGGCGAAGTGACCAACGGGGAGTTGCAGGGGATGCGCGACGCCGGGTTTAGCGAGGCGGATATCGTCGAGGTTATCACCCACGTGGGCATGAATGTGCTGACCAATATCCTGGGCAAGGCCAGCCGGGTGGAGATCGATTTCCCGAAAGTGGCTCTGAGGCAAGCCGCCTAGTTGTGTGGCCCGAGCCATGGGGAGGGACGCCCTGACGCTCTTTCTCTTTCATGCCTTATCGAAGAGGAGCACAACCATGGCACGCGCTTTTGCCAAGATCAGTTTTACGCCGGACGTACAGGTGGTGCAGAGCGAAATGGGCAGCCGCACGTCTTACCAGGGAGCCGAGTTCGGCGCGCTTGAGACGGTCGTTCTGGGCGAGGCCGAGCAAGCCTTCATCGCCGAGCGCGACAGCTTTTACCAGGCCACGGTGAGCCAGACCGGTTGGCCCTATGTGCAGCATCGCGGTGGACCCGCGGGTTTCTTGCGGGTGCTGGATGAGCGCACCATTGGCTATGCGGATTTCAGCGGCAACCGCCAATATATCTCGGTCGGCAATCTGCGCGGTGACGACCGGGTGAGCCTGATCTTGATGGATTATCCGCGCCGGCTGCGCCTGAAGATCTGGGGCCGGGCGCGTGCGGTGGACGAACGTACCGAGCCGGAGCTGCTCAGGAAAATGGAATTGCCGGACTCCCGCGCCCCGGTCGAGCGCGGCATCCTGATCCGGGTCGAGGCCTTCGACTGGAATTGCCCCAAATACATCACGCCGCGCTACAGTCAGCAGGAAGTTGCTGCGCTGATCGAACAAGTCCGCCGCCAACCCGAAGCGATGGAGAAATCCGTCCCGCGCGCCTTGGGCGCTGGCGCGATACCGCTGACTATCACCGGCATTCGCCAAGTGACGCCGAGCATCCGTGCCTATGAACTAAGCCATGCCGAAGGCGGCAGTCTGCCTGAATATCAAGCCGGCGCGCATCTGCGCGTGCCGGTCGAACTGCCCGATGGCAGCGTGACCTCGCGCGCCTATTCGCTGACCGACGCGCCGGATGATTCGGAGGTTTATCGCATCGCCGTGCTGCGGATGGATGACGGTGAAGGAGGCTCCCGGGCATTGCACCAGGGCTGGCAGTTGGGCACCCGTCTCCAGGTCGACCCGCCCGAAAACTATTTCCCATTGCATGAGGACGACTGTCCGACCGTTCTGATTGCCGGCGGCATCGGCATCACGCCGATCAAGGCCATGGCGGAATCCCTGGCCGCGTGGGGCGCGGACTTCCAACTGCACTACACTGGCCGAACGCTGCAGGACATGGCCTTCGCCCGGGAGTTGCAGCGACGGTTCCCCGAGCAATGCCGGCTCTACTTCAGCCAGGCGTCCGACTCGTCCCGGCTGGACGTGGCCGGCGTGCTGGCCAATGTCTCCGCCGATGCTCTCATCTATGTCTGCGGGCCCACCCGTTTGATTGATGCCGTGCGCCAAACCGCCCGAAACCTCGGAATTCGCGCCGAACGGGTGCAATTTGAACGTTTCATATAAATCAGGAGAACCCCATGATCACCCTTTACGACATGTCGCTGTCAGGCAATTGCCACAAGGTCCGGATGCTGCTGAATTTTCTGTCCCTGCCCTATCAACTCAGGCCCGTCGATCTCGCGGGTGGTGAGCAGCGCAGCGCGGAATATCTCCACCTCAATCCCTTTAGCCAGGTGCCGGTGCTGGATGATGACGGTCGGATCATCCGTGACAGTCAGGCCATTCTGGTATACCTGGCGAAACGCTATGGCGGCGTAGCCTGGTGGCCCGACGATGCCTACCAACTGGCGCAAATCGCTGCCTGGCTGTCAACCGCCGCCAACGAAATCTTCCACGGCCCGGCCCTGCTGCGCGTGCACCACAAGTTCGGAAGGGCAATCGATGTGGACAAGGCCCGACAGACCGCCGACAAGGTGCTGCGCATCATCGAAAGCCAGCTGGAAAGCCGCGATTGGCTGTTAGGCGAGCGCATTTCCATCGCCGATCTCGCCATCTATCCTTACCTGGCTTTGGCGCCGGAAGGTGGCATCGAGATTGACTCTTACCCCAATATCGTGGGCTGGTTTCAGAGACTCCGTGCCATGCCCAGTTACGTCGGCATGTCGGGCATGTGGCAGGCCTGAGTCTGCTCATCCCATCACAACGGAGCAAAACCCATGACTTCAGAAATCAAAGCCCCCGTTCCACCCTTCACCGCCGAGACCGCAGCGCAGAAAGTGCGCATGGCGGAGGACGCCTGGAATTCCCGCGATCCCGACCGGGTCGCATTGGTCTACACCGAAGATACCCTCTGGCGTAACCGCGCCGAATTTCCCCAGGGCCGCGAGCAAGTGCGGCAGTTTCTACAGCGCAAATGGGCCAGGGAACTGGACTATCGGTTGATCAAGGAACTGTGGGCGTTCACCGGCAACCGCATCGCCGTGCGCTTTGCCTACGAGTGGCACGACGACTCCGGGCAGTGGTTCCGCAGTTACGGCAACGAAAACTGGGAATTCAACCCGCAAGGCTTCATGCAACGGCGCTTCGCCAGCATCAACGACCTGCCGATCACACCGGAAGACCGCCTGTTCCACTGGCCACTGGGGGCACGCCCCGTGGATCACCCGAGCCTAAGTGATTTGGGATTGTGACAGGCGGACTGGCAGCTAGCCGCTTTGGCTCTGTGCGGCTTGGGAGGAGCGGTGAAAACACAGTCGGCTTTGGTTTGGTTTGGTTTGGTTTGGTTTGGTTTGGTTTCTGCAGCCTGCGGCAAAAGAACCAGCAGCCGAATCGTAACCGCCCTGAACGGCTGCAATATCCAGGTAACTTGCCAAACGCTGATCACTGAATTGGATGACAGCAAGGGGCACGTCGCGCTCAACCAAGGAAAGCAAAAGCTGACGTTAGAGAATGTCCGGTGTCAGGGTGGGTCTTTCTGACTTCGGCCAACAGGATGTCGTCGCCGGTCAAACGCTGGTGCATGCCCCGAATGTTGCTTTCCAACCCAGCCGCTTCCGCGATGGGAATCCCGCCGCAATCCAGGTGATACACCAGCAACACCAAGCTATTCGGCTTGAGTCTGAAGGATCTGCCGAAATTCCGGCCGGTAAGGCAACAGATAGAGGCCATCGCGCAGTACTCCGCAGGCCAATGCTTTCAGTGCAAGCCAGGCGGGCAGGCGTCCGTTGGCGTTCTGGGTTGACTAACTGATGGTCAGGACTTGCCATGAGTGCGGCATTGGCTAAACATTCTGACTTCACAAAATTTTTCCGCTCTACCGCGCCAGCGGCGGACGTCGTCAACAAAATGTGTTTCGCCGCCCAACTTCAGTCCGCTGATCCACCAACTGCGCGGCGATCTTGATTCTCCTCGGGTTTCCTGCGTGGGGATGGTCAGCCCGGCGAATCCCGACAAGAAATACCGCTGTTTTGGGCATGCTCAAATCTGACAGTGCTATTCCAGCAGAGCGACCGATTTAACCTGTACCCAGATCTGTTGGCCACTCGATACTTTTAGCTCGACCGCCGACCGCTTGGTCAGGCGCGCAATCAGTATGCACTCCCCCACTTTGACCCGAACGAGCGCCAGCCCTGGATGTTCATCATCCGCGATGGCATCGACCACACCTGGGAAAACATTTTGAATACTGCTCGGGCCGGGATGCAGTTGAGCCAGGCTGACATCTCTGGCCAGCACGCGCACCCTGACTTTACGCCCAAGCGGCACGCCGTGATCCCGCGTCCAAAGTTGGCCACCGGGAAAATCTGCGCGGGCCAGATGCCACTCATCGTCAATGGCGCCGACCGTCGCGTCGAGCACGGCGCCCACATCCTCTCCGAGCCGGATCGGCAGATCGAGCCGGGCCAGTGTTTCGGTCAATACGCCCTGAGCCAATACCCGGCCTTCTTCCAGAACGACCAGGTGGTCGGCCAACCGCGCCACTTCATCGGGCGCGTGGCTCACATATAACACCGGAATATCCAACTCGTTATGCAGCCGCTCCAGGTAGGGCAGGATTTCCGCTTTGCGTCGGAGGTCCAGGGCGGCCAGTGGCTCGTCCATGAGCAGGATGCGCGGATTGACCGCAAGAGCCCGCGCGATGCCGACGCGCTGACGTTCGCCACCGGAAAGCCGGTCCGGTTTACGCTCCAGCAAGTGACCGATGCCCAACAGTTCGACTGCTTGGTCCAATCTGACCTGCTGCTCCGAGCCAATCCGCCTCGCGCCATAGCGCAAGTTACCGAGCACGGTCAGGTGGGGAAACAAACTGGCTTCCTGGAACACATAACCGAGCGGTCGTTTATGGGGCGGAGTCCAGTGGTGAGCGTCCTGCCAGACGTCGCCATTCATTGCCAAGCGACCTTGTGGCGCACGTTCAAGTCCGGCGATGCAGCGCAGCAGCGTGGTCTTGCCGGAGCCGGAATGACCGAAAAGAGCAGTGACTCCCCGGCCTGGCAAGGCCAGGTCCACATCGAGGAGAAAGCCCGGCCAATCGAGACGGAACCGTGCTTGGATGTCCGACATGACTACCCCTTCTTGGCCTTGGGCCGCCAAAGGTAGAGACCCAGCAGGACCACGAAGGAGAAGATCAGCATGGCCGCCGCCAGGCGGTGGGCTTGGGCATATTCGAGCGCTTCCACATGATCGTAAATCTGCACCGAGGCGACGCGGGTCGCGCCGGGCAGGTTGCCGCCGATCATCAGCACGACGCCGAACTCTCCAACCGTGTGGGCGAAGGTCAGGATGCAAGCGGTCAGGAAACCCGGTAGTGACAGGGGCACGGCGACGGTGAAGAAGGCATCCAGGGGAGACGCCCGCAGGGTAGCCGCGACCTCCAACGGCCGGTCGCCGATCGCTTCGAAGGCGGTTTGCAGGGGTTGAACCATAAACGGCATTGAATACAGCACCGACGCCACCACCAGCCCCCAGAAGGTGAAGGGCAACAGCCCCATGCCCAGCGATTGGGTGATCCGCCCAATCAAGCCATCCGGTCCCATGGCCAGCAACAGGTAGAAGCCCAGCACCGAGGGTGGAAGCACCAAAGGCAAGGCCACGACCGCGCCGAGCGGTCCTTTCCAACGGGATTGAGTTCGCGCTAACCACCAAGCAATGGGTGTACCCAAGACCAGCAAAATCAAGGTCACGATGCTCGCCAAACGGATGGTTAATCCAATGGCTTGCAGGTCATTGTCGGCCAGCAACATCAGCCCTCCGTCAGCACGTGTGCTGTAAGGTCAATCTGGCGGAAATTAGCAGGATCGTGCCCAGCAGGGCCATCAGCCATTGGGTCGGCATCAGTCCCCGAAATAATCCGCCTGACACCGCAACGAGGATGGAGCCTTGCCCACTCCGCCGGCCGGCGCTCAGGGCTTCTTCGATTTGAGATTACCCTTCACTTCACCCGGCAGCGCAAAGCCGTACTTGGTCATCACGGCCCGCACCGGCTTGCTGCCCATGTAGTCGGCGAACGTCTTGGCCAAAGCATTCCCCTCGGCGCGCTTGGTGATGACGAAGCCCTGCTCCAGGGGCTCATGCAGATTTTCTGGGATCAGCCAGTAGCCCCCCTTGCTG
Protein-coding sequences here:
- a CDS encoding LysR family transcriptional regulator, encoding MDRLHLMSVYVAVVEAEGFAGGARKLQMSPPAVTRAVAALEERLGVKLLNRTTRYVRMTEAGQKYYEDAKRVIALADEADDAVLGINVEPRGQLAVTASVLFGRLFVMPGIVEYLRRYPEVEVNALFVDRVVNMLEEGLDVAIRIAELPDSSYRALRVGTVRRVLCASPEYLETHGIPQSPEDLTRHRIILARGLNPANEIRFQRDGTAQTIKLQPILSVSDNDSAASAALAGLGITRLLNYQIAGYLKNGQLKILLSKFEVASVPVHIVHREGRHSSAKIRSFVDLMAERLRAELSLN
- a CDS encoding carboxymuconolactone decarboxylase family protein; the protein is MSRINTVSNETATIEQRALFEAIQSQLGMLPNFLRVFANSPDALRAFLGLHHIAFHGSLDPATRERIALALAQQNSCEYCLSAHTAIGSKAGLNGAEIEANRAGSSQDAKAAVAVRFARALAEHKGEVTNGELQGMRDAGFSEADIVEVITHVGMNVLTNILGKASRVEIDFPKVALRQAA
- a CDS encoding pyridoxamine 5'-phosphate oxidase family protein, whose protein sequence is MARAFAKISFTPDVQVVQSEMGSRTSYQGAEFGALETVVLGEAEQAFIAERDSFYQATVSQTGWPYVQHRGGPAGFLRVLDERTIGYADFSGNRQYISVGNLRGDDRVSLILMDYPRRLRLKIWGRARAVDERTEPELLRKMELPDSRAPVERGILIRVEAFDWNCPKYITPRYSQQEVAALIEQVRRQPEAMEKSVPRALGAGAIPLTITGIRQVTPSIRAYELSHAEGGSLPEYQAGAHLRVPVELPDGSVTSRAYSLTDAPDDSEVYRIAVLRMDDGEGGSRALHQGWQLGTRLQVDPPENYFPLHEDDCPTVLIAGGIGITPIKAMAESLAAWGADFQLHYTGRTLQDMAFARELQRRFPEQCRLYFSQASDSSRLDVAGVLANVSADALIYVCGPTRLIDAVRQTARNLGIRAERVQFERFI
- a CDS encoding glutathione S-transferase family protein codes for the protein MITLYDMSLSGNCHKVRMLLNFLSLPYQLRPVDLAGGEQRSAEYLHLNPFSQVPVLDDDGRIIRDSQAILVYLAKRYGGVAWWPDDAYQLAQIAAWLSTAANEIFHGPALLRVHHKFGRAIDVDKARQTADKVLRIIESQLESRDWLLGERISIADLAIYPYLALAPEGGIEIDSYPNIVGWFQRLRAMPSYVGMSGMWQA
- a CDS encoding nuclear transport factor 2 family protein, with protein sequence MTSEIKAPVPPFTAETAAQKVRMAEDAWNSRDPDRVALVYTEDTLWRNRAEFPQGREQVRQFLQRKWARELDYRLIKELWAFTGNRIAVRFAYEWHDDSGQWFRSYGNENWEFNPQGFMQRRFASINDLPITPEDRLFHWPLGARPVDHPSLSDLGL
- the modC gene encoding molybdenum ABC transporter ATP-binding protein, whose protein sequence is MSDIQARFRLDWPGFLLDVDLALPGRGVTALFGHSGSGKTTLLRCIAGLERAPQGRLAMNGDVWQDAHHWTPPHKRPLGYVFQEASLFPHLTVLGNLRYGARRIGSEQQVRLDQAVELLGIGHLLERKPDRLSGGERQRVGIARALAVNPRILLMDEPLAALDLRRKAEILPYLERLHNELDIPVLYVSHAPDEVARLADHLVVLEEGRVLAQGVLTETLARLDLPIRLGEDVGAVLDATVGAIDDEWHLARADFPGGQLWTRDHGVPLGRKVRVRVLARDVSLAQLHPGPSSIQNVFPGVVDAIADDEHPGLALVRVKVGECILIARLTKRSAVELKVSSGQQIWVQVKSVALLE
- the modB gene encoding molybdate ABC transporter permease subunit, which encodes MLLADNDLQAIGLTIRLASIVTLILLVLGTPIAWWLARTQSRWKGPLGAVVALPLVLPPSVLGFYLLLAMGPDGLIGRITQSLGMGLLPFTFWGLVVASVLYSMPFMVQPLQTAFEAIGDRPLEVAATLRASPLDAFFTVAVPLSLPGFLTACILTFAHTVGEFGVVLMIGGNLPGATRVASVQIYDHVEALEYAQAHRLAAAMLIFSFVVLLGLYLWRPKAKKG